One region of Acidovorax sp. T1 genomic DNA includes:
- a CDS encoding amino acid ABC transporter permease yields MNLSLDFSFYNWDLISNFVLKGLYFSLMLTLVATIGGVIFGTVLALMRLSGKKWLAAPATVYVNGMRSIPLVMVILWFFLLVPAIIGRPIGAEVSAVITFIAFEAAYFSEIMRAGIQSVPRGQVFAGQALGMTYSQNMKLVVLPQAFRNMLPVLLTQTIILFQDTSLVYAIGAYDMLKGFEVAGKNFGRPIEAYLAAAVLYFVMCYALSWMVKRLHQKIAIIR; encoded by the coding sequence ATGAACCTCAGCCTTGATTTTTCCTTCTACAACTGGGACCTGATCTCCAACTTCGTGCTCAAGGGGCTGTATTTCAGCCTCATGCTCACGCTGGTGGCCACCATTGGCGGCGTGATCTTCGGCACCGTGCTGGCGCTCATGCGCCTGTCGGGCAAGAAGTGGCTTGCGGCGCCCGCCACCGTCTATGTCAACGGCATGCGCAGCATTCCGCTGGTCATGGTGATTTTGTGGTTCTTCCTGCTGGTGCCGGCCATCATCGGCCGGCCCATCGGTGCCGAGGTGTCCGCGGTGATCACCTTCATTGCCTTTGAAGCCGCCTATTTCAGCGAAATCATGCGTGCTGGCATCCAGTCGGTGCCACGGGGGCAGGTGTTTGCCGGCCAGGCCTTGGGAATGACCTACAGCCAGAACATGAAGCTGGTGGTGCTGCCGCAGGCGTTTCGCAACATGCTGCCGGTGCTGCTGACGCAGACCATCATCCTGTTCCAGGACACCTCGCTGGTCTATGCCATCGGCGCCTACGACATGCTCAAGGGCTTTGAAGTGGCCGGCAAGAACTTTGGCCGCCCCATCGAGGCCTATCTGGCGGCGGCCGTGCTGTATTTCGTGATGTGCTACGCCCTCTCGTGGATGGTCAAGCGCCTGCACCAGAAGATCGCAATTATTCGCTGA
- a CDS encoding amino acid ABC transporter permease, giving the protein MSWDWQVFCEDTLERQAVQGCFGKGGDITYLDWMLSAWGWTVSVSLCALVLALVLGSFIGTLRTLQGRPVVVRLGNAWVELFRNIPLLVQIFLWYHVVPTMFPAMQAVPGFVLVVLALGFFTSARIAEQVRSGIQALPRGQRYAGMAMGFTTFQTYRYVLLPMAFRIIIPPLTSETMNIFKNSSVAFAVSVAELTMFAMQAQEETSRGIEVYLAVTACYIVSAFAINRIMAFIEKRARIPGMVLAGGAGGGH; this is encoded by the coding sequence ATGAGCTGGGATTGGCAGGTGTTCTGCGAAGACACCCTGGAGCGGCAGGCGGTGCAGGGCTGCTTTGGCAAGGGCGGCGACATCACTTACCTGGACTGGATGCTGTCGGCCTGGGGCTGGACCGTATCGGTTTCGTTGTGTGCGCTGGTGCTGGCACTGGTGCTGGGATCGTTCATCGGCACGCTGCGCACGCTGCAAGGGCGGCCCGTGGTGGTGCGGCTGGGCAATGCCTGGGTGGAACTGTTTCGCAACATTCCGCTGCTGGTGCAGATTTTTTTGTGGTACCACGTCGTGCCCACCATGTTCCCCGCCATGCAGGCCGTGCCGGGCTTCGTGCTGGTGGTGCTGGCGCTGGGTTTCTTTACCTCGGCGCGGATTGCCGAACAGGTGCGCTCGGGCATCCAGGCGCTGCCGCGCGGCCAGCGGTACGCCGGCATGGCCATGGGGTTCACCACCTTCCAGACCTACCGCTATGTGCTGCTGCCCATGGCGTTTCGCATCATCATTCCGCCGCTGACCAGCGAGACGATGAACATCTTCAAGAACTCGTCCGTGGCGTTTGCCGTGTCGGTGGCTGAACTCACCATGTTTGCCATGCAGGCGCAGGAAGAGACCTCGCGCGGCATCGAGGTCTATCTGGCCGTCACGGCCTGCTACATCGTCTCGGCATTTGCCATCAACCGCATCATGGCGTTCATCGAGAAGCGGGCGCGCATCCCCGGGATGGTGTTGGCCGGTGGCGCGGGTGGGGGGCACTGA
- a CDS encoding transporter substrate-binding domain-containing protein gives MKKHIFAMAVVALAAGSAFAQANDTLAKIKSSGGITLGVRESSGLSYTLGNGKYVGFHTEMAERIVSDLRKQLGLTALETKYQPVTSQNRIPLVTNGTVDLECGSTTNNATRQKDVAFAVTTYVEEVRIAVKANSGIAAIKDLNGKSVATTTGTTSVQTLRKNERAGGIDFKEVYGKDHADSFLLLETGRADAFVMDGSILAANISKAKNPADFKIVGEVLSVEPIACMLRKDDPAFKKAVDDSIKRQIADGSLTKLYDKWFMQPVPPTNIKVGLPLSDATKAAWANPNDKPMEDYAKK, from the coding sequence ATGAAAAAGCACATTTTCGCGATGGCCGTGGTTGCACTGGCTGCCGGTAGCGCCTTCGCGCAGGCTAACGATACCCTGGCCAAAATCAAGTCGTCGGGCGGCATCACGCTGGGCGTGCGCGAATCGTCGGGCCTGTCGTACACGCTGGGCAACGGCAAATACGTGGGCTTTCATACCGAAATGGCCGAGCGCATCGTCTCCGACCTGCGCAAGCAGTTGGGCCTGACCGCGCTGGAAACCAAGTACCAGCCTGTCACCTCGCAAAACCGCATTCCGCTGGTGACCAATGGCACGGTGGACCTGGAGTGCGGCTCCACCACCAACAACGCCACGCGCCAGAAGGATGTGGCCTTTGCGGTGACCACTTATGTGGAAGAAGTGCGCATTGCCGTCAAGGCGAATTCGGGCATTGCAGCGATCAAGGACCTCAACGGCAAGAGCGTGGCCACCACCACGGGCACAACGTCGGTGCAGACCCTGCGCAAGAACGAGCGCGCCGGCGGCATCGACTTCAAGGAGGTCTATGGCAAGGACCACGCCGACAGCTTCTTGCTGCTCGAAACCGGCCGTGCCGATGCGTTCGTGATGGATGGCTCCATTCTGGCCGCCAACATCTCCAAGGCCAAGAACCCGGCCGACTTCAAGATCGTGGGCGAAGTGCTGTCGGTCGAGCCGATTGCCTGCATGCTGCGCAAGGACGACCCGGCCTTCAAGAAGGCAGTGGACGACAGCATCAAGCGCCAGATTGCCGACGGCTCGCTGACCAAGCTGTACGACAAGTGGTTCATGCAACCCGTGCCGCCGACCAACATCAAGGTTGGCTTGCCGCTGTCGGATGCCACCAAGGCCGCCTGGGCCAACCCCAACGACAAGCCCATGGAAGACTACGCCAAGAAGTAA
- a CDS encoding LysR family transcriptional regulator: METKWLEDFVSLAETRSFSRSAQLRHVTQPAFSRRIQALEAWAGTDLVDRSSYPTRLTPAGKTLYDQALEMLQALQNTRAMLRAHTSASRDMIEFAVPHTLAFTFFPAWVSNLHEKFGPFKSRLIALNVHDAVMRLVEGGCDLMIAYHHASQPFQLDTDRYEMVNLGQEVLSPYSKPDADGQPLFRLPGRAGQPLPYLGYAPGAYLGRMTELILKESGTAIHLERVYETDMAEGLKAMALEGHGVAFLPHSAVKKDVRARKLVSAESADPSGLQIVMDVRAYREKPGAKEAPKGTAQALWTYLQGVGSSQGAMRI, encoded by the coding sequence ATGGAAACCAAGTGGCTTGAGGATTTTGTCAGCCTGGCGGAGACGCGCAGCTTCAGCCGCTCTGCCCAGCTGAGGCATGTGACGCAACCGGCCTTTTCGCGCCGCATTCAGGCACTGGAGGCGTGGGCCGGAACCGATCTGGTCGATCGCAGTTCTTACCCCACGCGCCTGACACCGGCGGGCAAGACGCTGTACGACCAGGCGTTGGAGATGCTGCAGGCCCTGCAGAACACGCGCGCCATGCTGCGCGCGCACACCAGCGCCAGTCGCGACATGATCGAGTTTGCGGTGCCGCACACGCTGGCGTTCACGTTTTTCCCGGCCTGGGTTTCAAACCTGCACGAGAAATTCGGCCCCTTCAAAAGCCGCCTCATTGCGCTCAATGTGCACGATGCGGTGATGCGTCTGGTGGAAGGGGGCTGCGACCTGATGATCGCCTACCACCACGCGTCGCAGCCATTTCAGCTGGACACCGACCGCTACGAGATGGTCAACCTGGGGCAGGAGGTTTTGTCGCCCTACAGCAAGCCCGATGCCGACGGGCAGCCGCTGTTTCGCCTGCCCGGCCGCGCGGGCCAGCCGTTGCCCTATCTGGGTTACGCGCCCGGGGCCTATCTGGGGCGCATGACCGAACTCATCCTCAAAGAGTCGGGCACCGCGATTCACCTGGAGCGGGTTTATGAAACCGACATGGCCGAAGGCCTCAAGGCCATGGCATTGGAGGGCCACGGTGTGGCGTTTCTCCCGCACAGCGCCGTCAAGAAGGATGTGCGCGCGCGCAAGCTGGTGAGCGCGGAATCGGCGGACCCGTCTGGCCTGCAGATCGTGATGGATGTGCGCGCCTACCGCGAGAAGCCCGGCGCCAAAGAAGCACCGAAAGGCACGGCGCAAGCCCTGTGGACCTATCTGCAGGGCGTGGGCTCCAGCCAGGGGGCGATGCGGATATGA
- a CDS encoding TRAP transporter small permease: MPPSFPTGSTDSVAPPSLAPEDNAPRSLRIEDWLTVIVMAALALITFANVLVRYFTNSSFAWTEEISVFLMIVLALVAGSAAVARDQHIRIEYFAEGGSMARRKLLARFGALMVALLFGLIAVLSVRVVWDDYRFGETSPGIGLPQWWYSIWLPVISALIAARAIGLFIRRGRQTPSANHHGDFPA, encoded by the coding sequence ATGCCTCCCTCCTTCCCTACCGGGTCGACGGATTCCGTCGCCCCGCCGTCCCTGGCGCCTGAAGACAACGCCCCCCGCTCGCTGCGCATCGAAGACTGGCTCACGGTGATCGTGATGGCAGCGCTGGCCCTCATCACCTTCGCCAACGTGCTGGTGCGCTACTTCACCAATTCCTCGTTTGCATGGACCGAAGAAATCTCGGTCTTCCTGATGATCGTGCTGGCGCTGGTGGCAGGTTCGGCCGCCGTGGCGCGCGACCAGCACATCCGCATCGAATACTTTGCCGAAGGCGGATCGATGGCCCGGCGCAAGCTGCTGGCGCGGTTTGGCGCGCTCATGGTGGCCCTGCTGTTCGGCCTGATCGCCGTGCTGAGCGTGCGCGTGGTGTGGGACGACTACCGCTTTGGCGAGACCTCGCCGGGCATCGGCCTGCCCCAGTGGTGGTATTCGATCTGGCTGCCCGTGATCTCGGCGCTGATCGCCGCGCGCGCCATCGGCCTGTTCATCCGCCGGGGCCGCCAGACGCCGTCAGCAAACCACCACGGAGACTTCCCAGCATGA
- a CDS encoding TRAP transporter large permease — translation MIATLLFVAFLAMMLVGVPIGAALGLAGAAAIALANADSQWFGLLAVPQNFYAGLGKYPLLAIPMFVLVGSIFDRSGVALRLVNFAVAIVGRGPGMLPLVAIAVAMFLGGISGSGPANAAAVGGVMIAAMSRAGYPPSFSASVVGAAAATDILIPPSVAFIIYSVLVPGASVPALFAAGMIPGILAGIALIVPAVWMARRHKMGALEATMPRPPFWKSLREALWGLAAPVLILGGMRAGWFTPTEAAVVAVFYGLFVGMVVYRTITVRDLFPILRESGELSAVILIVVSLAGIFAYSLSTLGVIDPVANAIVNSGLGEYGVLALLIVLLVTVGMFLDGISIFLIFVPLLLPIMQHYHWDPVWFGVILTLKVALGQFTPPLAVNLMVSCRIAGVRMESTVRWVGWMLLAMFLVMVLVIAFPQLALWLPTRLGY, via the coding sequence ATGATCGCCACCCTGCTGTTCGTGGCCTTCCTGGCCATGATGTTGGTGGGCGTGCCGATTGGCGCCGCCCTGGGCCTGGCCGGCGCCGCCGCCATCGCGCTGGCCAATGCCGACAGCCAGTGGTTTGGGCTGCTGGCCGTGCCGCAGAACTTCTACGCCGGACTGGGCAAATACCCGCTGCTGGCGATTCCGATGTTCGTGCTCGTGGGCTCGATTTTTGACCGCTCGGGCGTGGCGCTGCGCCTCGTCAACTTCGCCGTGGCCATCGTGGGGCGCGGCCCCGGCATGCTGCCGCTGGTGGCCATTGCCGTGGCCATGTTCCTGGGCGGCATCTCGGGCTCGGGCCCGGCCAATGCGGCGGCTGTGGGCGGCGTGATGATTGCAGCCATGTCGCGCGCGGGTTATCCACCCTCGTTCTCGGCCAGCGTGGTGGGGGCCGCAGCGGCCACCGACATCCTGATCCCGCCGTCGGTCGCGTTCATCATCTACTCGGTGCTGGTGCCCGGCGCCTCGGTGCCTGCGCTGTTTGCTGCGGGCATGATCCCCGGCATTCTGGCCGGCATCGCGCTGATCGTGCCCGCCGTGTGGATGGCGCGCAGGCACAAGATGGGCGCGCTTGAAGCCACCATGCCCCGCCCGCCCTTTTGGAAGAGCCTGCGCGAAGCCCTGTGGGGCCTGGCCGCGCCGGTGCTGATCCTGGGCGGCATGCGCGCCGGCTGGTTCACGCCCACCGAGGCGGCCGTGGTGGCGGTGTTTTACGGCCTGTTCGTCGGCATGGTGGTGTACCGCACCATCACGGTGCGCGACCTGTTCCCCATCCTGCGCGAATCGGGCGAGCTGTCAGCGGTGATCCTCATCGTGGTGTCGCTGGCGGGCATCTTTGCCTATTCACTCTCCACCCTGGGCGTGATCGACCCCGTGGCCAACGCCATCGTGAACTCGGGCCTGGGCGAATACGGCGTGCTGGCACTGCTCATCGTACTGCTGGTCACCGTGGGCATGTTCCTTGATGGCATTTCGATCTTCTTGATCTTCGTGCCGCTGCTGCTGCCCATCATGCAGCACTACCACTGGGACCCGGTGTGGTTCGGCGTGATCCTCACGCTCAAGGTGGCGCTGGGCCAGTTCACCCCGCCGCTGGCCGTCAACCTGATGGTGTCGTGCCGCATTGCCGGCGTGCGCATGGAATCCACCGTGCGCTGGGTGGGCTGGATGCTGCTGGCCATGTTCCTCGTCATGGTGCTGGTCATTGCGTTCCCGCAACTGGCGCTGTGGCTGCCGACCCGGCTCGGTTATTGA
- a CDS encoding DctP family TRAP transporter solute-binding subunit, producing MKLRTFLSSAVAAAAALAFTAPAAMAQTAYKSEYRMSLVLGTAFPWGKGGELWANKVRERTQGRINIKLYPGVSLIQGDQTREFSALRQGVIDMAVGSTINWSPQVKQLNLFSLPFLMPDYAATDALTQGEVGKSLFQTLEKAGVVPLAWGENGYREISNSKKAIKTPEDLKGMKIRVVGSPLFLDTFTALGANPTQMSWADAQPAMASSAVDGQENPLSVYMAAKLYTVAQKHLTLWGYMNDPLIFVVNKDIWNSWTPADREIVKQAAIDAGKEQIAIARKGVIEADKPLLKEIASHGVTVTQLTPAEREAFVKATRPVVEKWKGQIGADLVNLAEKSIAARK from the coding sequence ATGAAACTGCGTACATTCCTCTCTTCCGCCGTAGCCGCTGCAGCCGCCCTGGCTTTCACCGCACCCGCCGCCATGGCGCAGACCGCGTACAAAAGCGAATACCGCATGTCGCTGGTGCTGGGCACGGCCTTCCCCTGGGGCAAGGGCGGCGAGCTGTGGGCCAACAAGGTGCGCGAGCGCACCCAGGGCCGCATCAACATCAAGCTGTACCCTGGCGTGTCGCTGATCCAGGGCGACCAGACGCGCGAGTTCAGTGCACTGCGCCAGGGCGTGATCGACATGGCCGTGGGCTCGACCATCAACTGGTCGCCCCAGGTCAAGCAGCTCAACCTGTTCTCGCTGCCCTTTTTGATGCCCGACTACGCCGCCACCGACGCGCTCACGCAGGGCGAAGTGGGCAAGAGCCTGTTCCAGACACTGGAGAAAGCCGGCGTGGTGCCGCTGGCCTGGGGCGAGAACGGCTACCGCGAAATCTCCAACTCCAAGAAGGCCATCAAGACGCCCGAAGACCTCAAGGGCATGAAGATTCGGGTGGTGGGCTCGCCGCTGTTCCTGGACACCTTCACCGCCCTGGGCGCCAACCCCACGCAAATGAGCTGGGCCGACGCCCAGCCCGCCATGGCCAGTAGCGCCGTGGATGGGCAAGAAAACCCGCTGTCGGTCTATATGGCCGCCAAGCTCTACACCGTGGCGCAAAAGCACCTGACGCTGTGGGGCTACATGAATGATCCGCTGATCTTTGTGGTCAACAAAGACATCTGGAACAGCTGGACCCCCGCCGACCGCGAGATCGTCAAGCAGGCCGCCATCGACGCCGGCAAGGAGCAGATCGCCATTGCGCGCAAAGGCGTGATCGAGGCCGACAAACCTCTGCTCAAGGAAATCGCCAGCCACGGCGTGACCGTGACCCAGCTCACCCCCGCCGAGCGCGAAGCCTTCGTGAAGGCCACGCGCCCCGTGGTCGAGAAGTGGAAGGGCCAGATCGGTGCCGACCTGGTGAACCTGGCCGAAAAATCGATCGCGGCGCGCAAGTAA
- a CDS encoding LysR family transcriptional regulator, translating into MEQSPYLFFAEVVEAGSFAMAARRLGMDRSNVSRRIKELEHSAGVQLLRRTTRKMVLTELGAAFYEQCLAVRSEVEQAKNLLLSQGDVVRGTLHVSCPPAIGRLYLVPLFEVFCRRYPAVSLQITMKSGALDLIEERIDVAIRFTNEPSQHQVARVLGRTQWIFCASPAYLAEHGTPQLPEDLAQLAWLGMRTRMELQLRKEAALHRVVLRSRVACPDYALLGQMACDGLGVCLLPVYVASRDLARGGLVQVLVDYQIEPTPGSTLYAITLPGIHSSPQVKAFVQFLAETVQAEFAQ; encoded by the coding sequence TTGGAACAGTCGCCCTATTTGTTTTTTGCCGAGGTCGTGGAAGCAGGCAGTTTTGCCATGGCCGCCCGACGTTTGGGCATGGACCGCTCCAACGTTAGCCGCCGTATCAAGGAGCTGGAGCACAGCGCTGGTGTGCAATTGCTGCGCCGTACTACCCGCAAGATGGTGTTGACCGAATTGGGTGCGGCGTTCTACGAACAGTGCCTGGCAGTGCGCAGCGAGGTGGAGCAGGCCAAGAACCTGCTGCTGTCGCAGGGCGATGTAGTGCGCGGGACGCTGCATGTCAGCTGCCCGCCAGCGATTGGCCGCCTTTACCTGGTGCCCCTGTTCGAGGTTTTTTGCCGTCGCTACCCGGCGGTTTCCTTGCAGATCACCATGAAGTCGGGTGCACTGGATTTGATCGAAGAGCGGATTGATGTGGCCATTCGCTTCACCAACGAACCGTCGCAGCACCAGGTGGCCCGTGTGCTGGGGCGCACGCAATGGATTTTTTGTGCCAGCCCAGCCTATCTGGCCGAACATGGAACGCCCCAACTGCCTGAAGACTTGGCACAGCTGGCCTGGCTGGGCATGCGCACCCGCATGGAGTTACAGCTGCGCAAAGAGGCGGCCCTGCACCGTGTGGTGCTTCGCTCGCGGGTGGCTTGCCCCGACTATGCCCTGCTAGGGCAGATGGCCTGCGACGGGCTGGGCGTGTGTTTGTTGCCGGTCTATGTCGCTTCCCGCGACCTGGCCCGGGGTGGACTGGTTCAGGTGCTGGTGGACTACCAGATCGAGCCCACGCCGGGCAGTACTCTCTACGCCATCACCTTGCCGGGCATCCACTCGTCGCCCCAGGTCAAGGCGTTTGTCCAATTTCTTGCAGAAACCGTGCAGGCCGAATTCGCCCAGTGA
- a CDS encoding NAD(P)H-dependent flavin oxidoreductase, protein MNAITSRIPAALQNLALPVIASPMFTVSYPELVLAQCKAGIVGSFPALNARQPELLDEWLHQMKADLDAYRAANPGQPVGPIAVNQIAHSSNGRLMQDMETCITHQVPVIITSLRAPAREIVDAVHSYGGVIFHDVVNVRHAQKALEAGVDGLIVVAAGAGGHAGTQSPFALVGEVRKIFDGPLALSGAMATGGAVLAARAMGADFAYMGTRFIASREANASEDYKQAIVKAGASDIIYSNWFSGVHGNYLRESIERVGLDPENLPVGDKAKMSFADGRSKAKAWKDIWGAGQGVGQIHDLPEVREIVARLRAEYDLARARICAG, encoded by the coding sequence ATGAACGCCATTACCTCCCGAATCCCCGCCGCGCTGCAGAACCTGGCGTTGCCCGTCATCGCTTCGCCGATGTTCACTGTCAGCTACCCCGAGCTGGTGCTGGCGCAGTGCAAGGCTGGCATCGTGGGCTCATTCCCGGCGCTCAACGCCCGCCAGCCCGAGTTGCTGGACGAATGGCTGCACCAGATGAAGGCTGATCTGGACGCTTACCGGGCAGCCAACCCTGGCCAGCCGGTGGGGCCCATCGCGGTCAACCAGATTGCGCATAGCTCCAATGGGCGCCTGATGCAGGACATGGAGACTTGCATAACCCACCAGGTGCCGGTCATCATCACCTCGCTGCGCGCGCCGGCCCGCGAGATCGTCGATGCCGTGCACAGCTACGGCGGCGTCATATTCCATGACGTGGTCAATGTGCGCCATGCCCAGAAGGCGCTGGAGGCGGGGGTGGACGGCTTGATCGTCGTGGCTGCCGGGGCTGGTGGCCACGCGGGCACCCAGTCGCCCTTTGCGCTGGTGGGTGAGGTGCGGAAGATCTTCGACGGCCCGCTGGCCCTGTCGGGGGCCATGGCCACGGGCGGGGCCGTTCTGGCCGCCCGGGCCATGGGCGCGGACTTTGCCTACATGGGCACGCGCTTCATCGCCAGCCGCGAGGCCAACGCCAGTGAGGATTACAAGCAGGCTATCGTGAAGGCAGGCGCCTCGGACATCATTTACAGCAACTGGTTCTCGGGCGTGCATGGAAACTATCTGCGCGAGAGCATCGAGCGTGTGGGCCTCGACCCGGAAAACCTGCCGGTGGGCGACAAGGCCAAGATGAGTTTTGCCGACGGCCGCTCCAAGGCCAAGGCCTGGAAGGACATCTGGGGCGCCGGCCAGGGCGTGGGGCAAATTCATGACCTGCCTGAAGTGCGGGAGATTGTGGCCAGGTTGCGCGCGGAATACGACCTGGCCCGCGCACGCATCTGTGCGGGGTGA
- a CDS encoding Bug family tripartite tricarboxylate transporter substrate binding protein: MQQQAKTTLTALALGLLASVAAAQTYPSKPVTIVVPYSAGGPVDNFIRALGQQLSDSWKQPVVVLNKPGANEIIGADQVAKSAPDGYTLFAGTEASLTMSPHLYKKLPYNVETDFVPISQLVNLPLMLFTHKNTPANTVSEFVELARKAKAQGKPLSYGSSGAGGIAHLPMVTFEKQEGISMTHVPYRGAANLIPDVIAGQVDAAVLAVSVIEQHVKSGALKPLAVSSETRSAALPQVPTFKEAGVKDIHAIFSIGLLAPKGTPTAVVDKIAASTRAIITTPDFRQKNIDAFSYVPVASTPVEFKAYLSGNSKLQAERVKASGVTLD, from the coding sequence ATGCAACAACAAGCCAAAACCACTCTGACCGCGCTGGCCCTGGGCCTTTTAGCGTCGGTCGCCGCCGCGCAGACCTATCCCAGCAAGCCCGTGACCATCGTCGTGCCGTATTCCGCCGGCGGGCCGGTGGACAACTTCATCCGCGCTTTGGGCCAGCAACTGTCCGATAGCTGGAAGCAGCCGGTGGTGGTGCTCAACAAGCCCGGCGCCAACGAAATCATCGGCGCCGACCAGGTCGCCAAAAGCGCGCCTGACGGCTACACCCTGTTCGCCGGCACCGAGGCTTCGCTCACCATGAGCCCGCACCTCTACAAAAAGCTTCCCTACAACGTGGAGACCGACTTCGTGCCCATCAGCCAGCTGGTCAATTTGCCGCTGATGCTGTTCACGCACAAGAACACCCCGGCCAACACCGTTTCGGAATTCGTGGAACTGGCGCGCAAGGCCAAGGCCCAGGGCAAGCCGCTGAGCTATGGATCTTCTGGTGCGGGCGGCATTGCCCACCTGCCGATGGTGACCTTTGAAAAGCAGGAAGGCATCTCCATGACCCACGTACCCTACCGGGGCGCGGCCAACCTGATTCCCGATGTGATTGCAGGCCAGGTGGACGCAGCGGTGCTGGCCGTGTCGGTCATCGAGCAGCATGTGAAGAGTGGCGCACTGAAGCCCCTTGCAGTGTCGTCCGAGACTCGCAGCGCAGCCCTGCCCCAGGTACCCACCTTCAAGGAGGCGGGAGTCAAAGATATCCACGCCATCTTCAGTATTGGCCTGCTGGCACCCAAGGGCACGCCGACGGCAGTAGTGGACAAGATCGCCGCCAGCACCCGGGCCATTATCACGACGCCCGACTTCCGCCAGAAAAACATCGATGCCTTCAGCTATGTGCCGGTGGCCTCTACCCCAGTGGAGTTCAAGGCTTATTTGAGCGGCAACAGCAAGCTGCAGGCCGAGCGGGTCAAGGCCTCTGGCGTGACGCTGGATTGA